The following proteins are encoded in a genomic region of Drosophila willistoni isolate 14030-0811.24 chromosome 3R, UCI_dwil_1.1, whole genome shotgun sequence:
- the LOC6647582 gene encoding RNA-binding protein Pasilla isoform X5: MRGATSPSWTTSISNNNNNKNNYALNLQPELNSTIIELQLLNGDSTYHMKILVPAVASGAIIGKGGETIASLQKDTGARVKMSKSHDFYPGTTERVCLITGSTEGIMTVLDFIMDKIREKPDLTTKIIDAESKQTQERDKQVKILVPNSTAGMIIGKGGAFIKQIKEESGSYVQISQKPKDVSLQERCITIIGDKENNKNACKMILSKIVEDPQSGTCLNVSYADVSGPVANFNPTGSPYATNQNAINSSTASLNASLNSTLGTSIGGAGSASSVLVNGTGINLSLNLGAPNPAPNLAVATQLLEHIKVAMRGSGYSESATNEVCAALGVLAKYGVLGIGVGVPHANGAHTTLGNYLGVTTLEQQTAAAATAATAGNVFGAVGQVNLEQYAAAAAAAAAAGRPTQSQLEAAAVQFDPFRHLGTASAAASATTPVSLNNNSFGLTAATGTATTAQLGGLSKSPTPGDLGAKDSKCVEVPEVIIGAVLGPNGRSLVEIQHVSGANVQISKKGIFAPGTRNRIVTITGHPSAIAKAQCLIEQKINEEETKRARQIPLTTVVN; the protein is encoded by the exons ATGAGAGGCGCCACATCGCCCAGCTGGACAACAAGTattagcaacaacaacaacaacaaaaacaactacgCACTCAATCTACAACCTGAACTGAACTCAACAATAATTGAACTACAATTGCTGAATG GCGATTCTACGTATCACATGAAGATTCTGGTGCCGGCGGTGGCCTCTGGGGCCATCATTGGCAAAGGTGGCGAGACGATCGCCTCTCTGCAAAAGGATACAGGTGCTAGGGTTAAGATGTCCAAGTCTCATGACTTTTATCCAG GCACTACTGAGCGCGTTTGCCTGATCACTGGCTCCACGGAAGGCATCATGACCGTGCTGGACTTTATCATGGATAAAATACGCGAAAAGCCAGATCTAACCACTAAGATCATTGATGCCGAGTCCAAACAGACACAGGAGCGGGATAAGCAAGTGAAAATATTGGTGCCCAATTCCACGGCCGGCATGATCATCGGCAAGGGCGGTGCCTTTATTAAACAGATCAAGGAAGAGAGCGGCTCCTATGTGCAGATCTCGCAAAAGCCCAAGGATGTCTCGCTGCAGGAGCGTTGCATCACAATCATTGGCGACAAGGAGAACAATAAAAATGCCTGCAAAATGATTCTGTCAAAGATTGTGGAAGATCCACAATCGGGCACCTGCTTAAATGTCTCATATGCCGATGTTAGTGGGCCGGTAGCCAATTTCAATCCAACCGGTTCCCCCTATGCCACCAATCAGAATGCCATCAATTCGAGCACAGCCTCGTTAAATGCCTCGCTTAACTCCACGTTGGGTACATCGATTGGCGGCGCTGGCTCCGCATCCAGTGTCCTAGTCAATGGTACTGGCATCAATTTGTCCCTCAATCTGGGTGCTCCGAATCCTGCGCCCAATCTAGCAGTTGCCACACAATTGCTCGAGCATATTAAG GTTGCCATGCGCGGTTCTGGCTATTCAGAGTCCGCCACCAATGAAGTCTGCGCCGCTTTGGGTGTTCTGGCCAAGTATGGAGTCCTTGGAATTGGAGTTGGCGTGCCACATGCCAATGGTGCACACACCACACTGGGCAATTATTTGGGCGTAACGACGCTGGAACAGCAgacagctgctgctgcaacaGCGGCCACCGCTGGCAATGTCTTCGGTGCTGTTGGCCAGGTCAATTTGGAGCAATACGCTGCCGCggcagctgctgcagcagcagccggTCGGCCAACACAGTCACAATTGGAAGCGGCTGCTGTTCAATTCGATCCATTCCGACATTTGGGCACAGCCTCGGCGGCTGCATCGGCCACCACGCCCGTCTCCCTGAATAACAATAGCTTTGGCCTAACGGCTGCCACTGGCACGGCCACAACTGCGCAACTGGGCGGTCTAAGCAAAAGCCCAACACCAGGAGATCTAGGTGCCAAGGATTCAAAATGCGTTGAGGTGCCTGAAGTGATCATCGGCGCAGTTCTAG GTCCAAATGGTCGTAGTTTAGTTGAAATTCAACATGTTTCTGGCGCAAATGTGCAAATTTCGAAAAAGGGCATTTTCGCACCTGGCACTAGAAATCGCATTGTAACCATAACTGGTCACCCGAGTGCCATTGCCAAAGCGCAATGTCTAATTGAACAGAAAATCAACGAGGAGGAGACAAAGAGGGCGCGACAAATTCCATTAACCACTGTTGtgaattaa
- the LOC6647582 gene encoding RNA-binding protein Pasilla isoform X6: MAEDATMETCASPEIGDSRKRPLDSDPENEQTKRSHFSSGDSTYHMKILVPAVASGAIIGKGGETIASLQKDTGARVKMSKSHDFYPGTTERVCLITGSTEGIMTVLDFIMDKIREKPDLTTKIIDAESKQTQERDKQVKILVPNSTAGMIIGKGGAFIKQIKEESGSYVQISQKPKDVSLQERCITIIGDKENNKNACKMILSKIVEDPQSGTCLNVSYADVSGPVANFNPTGSPYATNQNAINSSTASLNASLNSTLGTSIGGAGSASSVLVNGTGINLSLNLGAPNPAPNLAVATQLLEHIKVAMRGSGYSESATNEVCAALGVLAKYGVLGIGVGVPHANGAHTTLGNYLGVTTLEQQTAAAATAATAGNVFGAVGQVNLEQYAAAAAAAAAAGRPTQSQLEAAAVQFDPFRHLGTASAAASATTPVSLNNNSFGLTAATGTATTAQLGGLSKSPTPGDLGAKDSKCVEVPEVIIGAVLGPNGRSLVEIQHVSGANVQISKKGIFAPGTRNRIVTITGHPSAIAKAQCLIEQKINEEETKRARQIPLTTVVN; the protein is encoded by the exons ATGGCCGAAGACGCTACCATGGAGACATGTGCAAGTCCTGAAATCGGCGATTCACGCAAAAGGCCACTCGATTCCGATCCGGAAAATGAACAAACTAAACGCTCACATTTCAGTTCCG GCGATTCTACGTATCACATGAAGATTCTGGTGCCGGCGGTGGCCTCTGGGGCCATCATTGGCAAAGGTGGCGAGACGATCGCCTCTCTGCAAAAGGATACAGGTGCTAGGGTTAAGATGTCCAAGTCTCATGACTTTTATCCAG GCACTACTGAGCGCGTTTGCCTGATCACTGGCTCCACGGAAGGCATCATGACCGTGCTGGACTTTATCATGGATAAAATACGCGAAAAGCCAGATCTAACCACTAAGATCATTGATGCCGAGTCCAAACAGACACAGGAGCGGGATAAGCAAGTGAAAATATTGGTGCCCAATTCCACGGCCGGCATGATCATCGGCAAGGGCGGTGCCTTTATTAAACAGATCAAGGAAGAGAGCGGCTCCTATGTGCAGATCTCGCAAAAGCCCAAGGATGTCTCGCTGCAGGAGCGTTGCATCACAATCATTGGCGACAAGGAGAACAATAAAAATGCCTGCAAAATGATTCTGTCAAAGATTGTGGAAGATCCACAATCGGGCACCTGCTTAAATGTCTCATATGCCGATGTTAGTGGGCCGGTAGCCAATTTCAATCCAACCGGTTCCCCCTATGCCACCAATCAGAATGCCATCAATTCGAGCACAGCCTCGTTAAATGCCTCGCTTAACTCCACGTTGGGTACATCGATTGGCGGCGCTGGCTCCGCATCCAGTGTCCTAGTCAATGGTACTGGCATCAATTTGTCCCTCAATCTGGGTGCTCCGAATCCTGCGCCCAATCTAGCAGTTGCCACACAATTGCTCGAGCATATTAAG GTTGCCATGCGCGGTTCTGGCTATTCAGAGTCCGCCACCAATGAAGTCTGCGCCGCTTTGGGTGTTCTGGCCAAGTATGGAGTCCTTGGAATTGGAGTTGGCGTGCCACATGCCAATGGTGCACACACCACACTGGGCAATTATTTGGGCGTAACGACGCTGGAACAGCAgacagctgctgctgcaacaGCGGCCACCGCTGGCAATGTCTTCGGTGCTGTTGGCCAGGTCAATTTGGAGCAATACGCTGCCGCggcagctgctgcagcagcagccggTCGGCCAACACAGTCACAATTGGAAGCGGCTGCTGTTCAATTCGATCCATTCCGACATTTGGGCACAGCCTCGGCGGCTGCATCGGCCACCACGCCCGTCTCCCTGAATAACAATAGCTTTGGCCTAACGGCTGCCACTGGCACGGCCACAACTGCGCAACTGGGCGGTCTAAGCAAAAGCCCAACACCAGGAGATCTAGGTGCCAAGGATTCAAAATGCGTTGAGGTGCCTGAAGTGATCATCGGCGCAGTTCTAG GTCCAAATGGTCGTAGTTTAGTTGAAATTCAACATGTTTCTGGCGCAAATGTGCAAATTTCGAAAAAGGGCATTTTCGCACCTGGCACTAGAAATCGCATTGTAACCATAACTGGTCACCCGAGTGCCATTGCCAAAGCGCAATGTCTAATTGAACAGAAAATCAACGAGGAGGAGACAAAGAGGGCGCGACAAATTCCATTAACCACTGTTGtgaattaa
- the LOC6647582 gene encoding RNA-binding protein Pasilla isoform X4, translating into MIQQQQQHQQQHQQHLQLTPSQSFCESVCSGIEVEIENNNNNHIHHGDSTYHMKILVPAVASGAIIGKGGETIASLQKDTGARVKMSKSHDFYPGTTERVCLITGSTEGIMTVLDFIMDKIREKPDLTTKIIDAESKQTQERDKQVKILVPNSTAGMIIGKGGAFIKQIKEESGSYVQISQKPKDVSLQERCITIIGDKENNKNACKMILSKIVEDPQSGTCLNVSYADVSGPVANFNPTGSPYATNQNAINSSTASLNASLNSTLGTSIGGAGSASSVLVNGTGINLSLNLGAPNPAPNLAVATQLLEHIKVAMRGSGYSESATNEVCAALGVLAKYGVLGIGVGVPHANGAHTTLGNYLGVTTLEQQTAAAATAATAGNVFGAVGQVNLEQYAAAAAAAAAAGRPTQSQLEAAAVQFDPFRHLGTASAAASATTPVSLNNNSFGLTAATGTATTAQLGGLSKSPTPGDLGAKDSKCVEVPEVIIGAVLGPNGRSLVEIQHVSGANVQISKKGIFAPGTRNRIVTITGHPSAIAKAQCLIEQKINEEETKRARQIPLTTVVN; encoded by the exons ATGatacagcagcaacagcagcatcaacagcaacatcagcaacatctACAATTGACGCCTTCACAAAGTTTCT GTGAGTCAGTTTGTTCTGGAATTGaggttgaaattgaaaataataacaataatcatATTCATCATG GCGATTCTACGTATCACATGAAGATTCTGGTGCCGGCGGTGGCCTCTGGGGCCATCATTGGCAAAGGTGGCGAGACGATCGCCTCTCTGCAAAAGGATACAGGTGCTAGGGTTAAGATGTCCAAGTCTCATGACTTTTATCCAG GCACTACTGAGCGCGTTTGCCTGATCACTGGCTCCACGGAAGGCATCATGACCGTGCTGGACTTTATCATGGATAAAATACGCGAAAAGCCAGATCTAACCACTAAGATCATTGATGCCGAGTCCAAACAGACACAGGAGCGGGATAAGCAAGTGAAAATATTGGTGCCCAATTCCACGGCCGGCATGATCATCGGCAAGGGCGGTGCCTTTATTAAACAGATCAAGGAAGAGAGCGGCTCCTATGTGCAGATCTCGCAAAAGCCCAAGGATGTCTCGCTGCAGGAGCGTTGCATCACAATCATTGGCGACAAGGAGAACAATAAAAATGCCTGCAAAATGATTCTGTCAAAGATTGTGGAAGATCCACAATCGGGCACCTGCTTAAATGTCTCATATGCCGATGTTAGTGGGCCGGTAGCCAATTTCAATCCAACCGGTTCCCCCTATGCCACCAATCAGAATGCCATCAATTCGAGCACAGCCTCGTTAAATGCCTCGCTTAACTCCACGTTGGGTACATCGATTGGCGGCGCTGGCTCCGCATCCAGTGTCCTAGTCAATGGTACTGGCATCAATTTGTCCCTCAATCTGGGTGCTCCGAATCCTGCGCCCAATCTAGCAGTTGCCACACAATTGCTCGAGCATATTAAG GTTGCCATGCGCGGTTCTGGCTATTCAGAGTCCGCCACCAATGAAGTCTGCGCCGCTTTGGGTGTTCTGGCCAAGTATGGAGTCCTTGGAATTGGAGTTGGCGTGCCACATGCCAATGGTGCACACACCACACTGGGCAATTATTTGGGCGTAACGACGCTGGAACAGCAgacagctgctgctgcaacaGCGGCCACCGCTGGCAATGTCTTCGGTGCTGTTGGCCAGGTCAATTTGGAGCAATACGCTGCCGCggcagctgctgcagcagcagccggTCGGCCAACACAGTCACAATTGGAAGCGGCTGCTGTTCAATTCGATCCATTCCGACATTTGGGCACAGCCTCGGCGGCTGCATCGGCCACCACGCCCGTCTCCCTGAATAACAATAGCTTTGGCCTAACGGCTGCCACTGGCACGGCCACAACTGCGCAACTGGGCGGTCTAAGCAAAAGCCCAACACCAGGAGATCTAGGTGCCAAGGATTCAAAATGCGTTGAGGTGCCTGAAGTGATCATCGGCGCAGTTCTAG GTCCAAATGGTCGTAGTTTAGTTGAAATTCAACATGTTTCTGGCGCAAATGTGCAAATTTCGAAAAAGGGCATTTTCGCACCTGGCACTAGAAATCGCATTGTAACCATAACTGGTCACCCGAGTGCCATTGCCAAAGCGCAATGTCTAATTGAACAGAAAATCAACGAGGAGGAGACAAAGAGGGCGCGACAAATTCCATTAACCACTGTTGtgaattaa
- the LOC6647582 gene encoding RNA-binding protein Pasilla isoform X1, translating to MQTMDSIMKAAMERAVQQAMQHIDIDFYVSANQTEQQYQQELQPSLSQQLRDQQEQQHQHLHQQHLQQQQQQQEQQQQQQQHYAFRYQQSATPTTHMQQLAYNYQPRHSTTTTTTSSPLSTHSLNSINSNSSGGSNSSSGSSSSNSSSKSNSSADFSLALHSYNPDEQLIAQNQLNLNEFQHYHQMELELHHQMDSPISQNGSSPPCGGAHTPTSIIPAAATSVSAASPTATATATAMALAMAKAAAVAAAQAAASTTPTTAATTAQQQLPLPTIVNHVASDYKTASSSSSCWCYGESVCSGIEVEIENNNNNHIHHGDSTYHMKILVPAVASGAIIGKGGETIASLQKDTGARVKMSKSHDFYPGTTERVCLITGSTEGIMTVLDFIMDKIREKPDLTTKIIDAESKQTQERDKQVKILVPNSTAGMIIGKGGAFIKQIKEESGSYVQISQKPKDVSLQERCITIIGDKENNKNACKMILSKIVEDPQSGTCLNVSYADVSGPVANFNPTGSPYATNQNAINSSTASLNASLNSTLGTSIGGAGSASSVLVNGTGINLSLNLGAPNPAPNLAVATQLLEHIKVAMRGSGYSESATNEVCAALGVLAKYGVLGIGVGVPHANGAHTTLGNYLGVTTLEQQTAAAATAATAGNVFGAVGQVNLEQYAAAAAAAAAAGRPTQSQLEAAAVQFDPFRHLGTASAAASATTPVSLNNNSFGLTAATGTATTAQLGGLSKSPTPGDLGAKDSKCVEVPEVIIGAVLGPNGRSLVEIQHVSGANVQISKKGIFAPGTRNRIVTITGHPSAIAKAQCLIEQKINEEETKRARQIPLTTVVN from the exons ATGCAAACAATGGATAGTATTATGAAAGCGGCCATGGAAAGGGCCGTACAGCAGGCAATGCAGCATATAGATATTGATTTCTATGTGTCAGCAAATCAGACAGAACAGCAATATCAACAAGAACTACAGCCATCATTATCACAGCAACTAAGAGACCAACAagagcagcaacatcaacatttGCATCAGCAACAtcttcaacaacaacaacaacaacaagaacagcaacaacagcaacaacaacattacgCATTCAGATATCAACAATCAGCAACGCCCACCACACATATGCAGCAATTAGCTTATAACTATCAGCCTAGACATTCCACAACTACCACGACCACGTCGTCGCCATTATCAACACATTCGCTGAACAGCATcaatagcaacagcagcggcggcagcaacagcagcagcggcagcagcagcagcaacagcagcagcaaaagcaataGCAGTGCCGATTTCTCATTAGCCCTGCATAGCTATAATCCAGATGAGCAATTAATTGCCCAAAATCAACTTAATCTAAATGAATTTCAACATTATCATCAGATGGAACTGGAATTGCATCATCAAATGGATTCACCAATCAGTCAGAATGGCTCCTCGCCGCCTTGTGGTGGTGCCCATACACCGACTTCAATAATTCCAGCAGCTGCGACATCAGTTTCAGCAGCATCGCCGACGGCcacagcaacggcaacggcaatggCATTGGCAATGGCCAAGgcagcagcagtggcagcggcgcaagcagcagcatcaactacaccaacaacagcagcgaCAACtgcacaacaacaattgccATTGCCAACAATAGTTAACCATGTGGCCAGTGACTATAAGACTGCCTCCTCCTCATCATCCTGTTGGTGTTACG GTGAGTCAGTTTGTTCTGGAATTGaggttgaaattgaaaataataacaataatcatATTCATCATG GCGATTCTACGTATCACATGAAGATTCTGGTGCCGGCGGTGGCCTCTGGGGCCATCATTGGCAAAGGTGGCGAGACGATCGCCTCTCTGCAAAAGGATACAGGTGCTAGGGTTAAGATGTCCAAGTCTCATGACTTTTATCCAG GCACTACTGAGCGCGTTTGCCTGATCACTGGCTCCACGGAAGGCATCATGACCGTGCTGGACTTTATCATGGATAAAATACGCGAAAAGCCAGATCTAACCACTAAGATCATTGATGCCGAGTCCAAACAGACACAGGAGCGGGATAAGCAAGTGAAAATATTGGTGCCCAATTCCACGGCCGGCATGATCATCGGCAAGGGCGGTGCCTTTATTAAACAGATCAAGGAAGAGAGCGGCTCCTATGTGCAGATCTCGCAAAAGCCCAAGGATGTCTCGCTGCAGGAGCGTTGCATCACAATCATTGGCGACAAGGAGAACAATAAAAATGCCTGCAAAATGATTCTGTCAAAGATTGTGGAAGATCCACAATCGGGCACCTGCTTAAATGTCTCATATGCCGATGTTAGTGGGCCGGTAGCCAATTTCAATCCAACCGGTTCCCCCTATGCCACCAATCAGAATGCCATCAATTCGAGCACAGCCTCGTTAAATGCCTCGCTTAACTCCACGTTGGGTACATCGATTGGCGGCGCTGGCTCCGCATCCAGTGTCCTAGTCAATGGTACTGGCATCAATTTGTCCCTCAATCTGGGTGCTCCGAATCCTGCGCCCAATCTAGCAGTTGCCACACAATTGCTCGAGCATATTAAG GTTGCCATGCGCGGTTCTGGCTATTCAGAGTCCGCCACCAATGAAGTCTGCGCCGCTTTGGGTGTTCTGGCCAAGTATGGAGTCCTTGGAATTGGAGTTGGCGTGCCACATGCCAATGGTGCACACACCACACTGGGCAATTATTTGGGCGTAACGACGCTGGAACAGCAgacagctgctgctgcaacaGCGGCCACCGCTGGCAATGTCTTCGGTGCTGTTGGCCAGGTCAATTTGGAGCAATACGCTGCCGCggcagctgctgcagcagcagccggTCGGCCAACACAGTCACAATTGGAAGCGGCTGCTGTTCAATTCGATCCATTCCGACATTTGGGCACAGCCTCGGCGGCTGCATCGGCCACCACGCCCGTCTCCCTGAATAACAATAGCTTTGGCCTAACGGCTGCCACTGGCACGGCCACAACTGCGCAACTGGGCGGTCTAAGCAAAAGCCCAACACCAGGAGATCTAGGTGCCAAGGATTCAAAATGCGTTGAGGTGCCTGAAGTGATCATCGGCGCAGTTCTAG GTCCAAATGGTCGTAGTTTAGTTGAAATTCAACATGTTTCTGGCGCAAATGTGCAAATTTCGAAAAAGGGCATTTTCGCACCTGGCACTAGAAATCGCATTGTAACCATAACTGGTCACCCGAGTGCCATTGCCAAAGCGCAATGTCTAATTGAACAGAAAATCAACGAGGAGGAGACAAAGAGGGCGCGACAAATTCCATTAACCACTGTTGtgaattaa
- the LOC6647582 gene encoding RNA-binding protein Pasilla isoform X3, with product MAEDATMETCASPEIGDSRKRPLDSDPENEQTKRSHFSSGESVCSGIEVEIENNNNNHIHHGDSTYHMKILVPAVASGAIIGKGGETIASLQKDTGARVKMSKSHDFYPGTTERVCLITGSTEGIMTVLDFIMDKIREKPDLTTKIIDAESKQTQERDKQVKILVPNSTAGMIIGKGGAFIKQIKEESGSYVQISQKPKDVSLQERCITIIGDKENNKNACKMILSKIVEDPQSGTCLNVSYADVSGPVANFNPTGSPYATNQNAINSSTASLNASLNSTLGTSIGGAGSASSVLVNGTGINLSLNLGAPNPAPNLAVATQLLEHIKVAMRGSGYSESATNEVCAALGVLAKYGVLGIGVGVPHANGAHTTLGNYLGVTTLEQQTAAAATAATAGNVFGAVGQVNLEQYAAAAAAAAAAGRPTQSQLEAAAVQFDPFRHLGTASAAASATTPVSLNNNSFGLTAATGTATTAQLGGLSKSPTPGDLGAKDSKCVEVPEVIIGAVLGPNGRSLVEIQHVSGANVQISKKGIFAPGTRNRIVTITGHPSAIAKAQCLIEQKINEEETKRARQIPLTTVVN from the exons ATGGCCGAAGACGCTACCATGGAGACATGTGCAAGTCCTGAAATCGGCGATTCACGCAAAAGGCCACTCGATTCCGATCCGGAAAATGAACAAACTAAACGCTCACATTTCAGTTCCG GTGAGTCAGTTTGTTCTGGAATTGaggttgaaattgaaaataataacaataatcatATTCATCATG GCGATTCTACGTATCACATGAAGATTCTGGTGCCGGCGGTGGCCTCTGGGGCCATCATTGGCAAAGGTGGCGAGACGATCGCCTCTCTGCAAAAGGATACAGGTGCTAGGGTTAAGATGTCCAAGTCTCATGACTTTTATCCAG GCACTACTGAGCGCGTTTGCCTGATCACTGGCTCCACGGAAGGCATCATGACCGTGCTGGACTTTATCATGGATAAAATACGCGAAAAGCCAGATCTAACCACTAAGATCATTGATGCCGAGTCCAAACAGACACAGGAGCGGGATAAGCAAGTGAAAATATTGGTGCCCAATTCCACGGCCGGCATGATCATCGGCAAGGGCGGTGCCTTTATTAAACAGATCAAGGAAGAGAGCGGCTCCTATGTGCAGATCTCGCAAAAGCCCAAGGATGTCTCGCTGCAGGAGCGTTGCATCACAATCATTGGCGACAAGGAGAACAATAAAAATGCCTGCAAAATGATTCTGTCAAAGATTGTGGAAGATCCACAATCGGGCACCTGCTTAAATGTCTCATATGCCGATGTTAGTGGGCCGGTAGCCAATTTCAATCCAACCGGTTCCCCCTATGCCACCAATCAGAATGCCATCAATTCGAGCACAGCCTCGTTAAATGCCTCGCTTAACTCCACGTTGGGTACATCGATTGGCGGCGCTGGCTCCGCATCCAGTGTCCTAGTCAATGGTACTGGCATCAATTTGTCCCTCAATCTGGGTGCTCCGAATCCTGCGCCCAATCTAGCAGTTGCCACACAATTGCTCGAGCATATTAAG GTTGCCATGCGCGGTTCTGGCTATTCAGAGTCCGCCACCAATGAAGTCTGCGCCGCTTTGGGTGTTCTGGCCAAGTATGGAGTCCTTGGAATTGGAGTTGGCGTGCCACATGCCAATGGTGCACACACCACACTGGGCAATTATTTGGGCGTAACGACGCTGGAACAGCAgacagctgctgctgcaacaGCGGCCACCGCTGGCAATGTCTTCGGTGCTGTTGGCCAGGTCAATTTGGAGCAATACGCTGCCGCggcagctgctgcagcagcagccggTCGGCCAACACAGTCACAATTGGAAGCGGCTGCTGTTCAATTCGATCCATTCCGACATTTGGGCACAGCCTCGGCGGCTGCATCGGCCACCACGCCCGTCTCCCTGAATAACAATAGCTTTGGCCTAACGGCTGCCACTGGCACGGCCACAACTGCGCAACTGGGCGGTCTAAGCAAAAGCCCAACACCAGGAGATCTAGGTGCCAAGGATTCAAAATGCGTTGAGGTGCCTGAAGTGATCATCGGCGCAGTTCTAG GTCCAAATGGTCGTAGTTTAGTTGAAATTCAACATGTTTCTGGCGCAAATGTGCAAATTTCGAAAAAGGGCATTTTCGCACCTGGCACTAGAAATCGCATTGTAACCATAACTGGTCACCCGAGTGCCATTGCCAAAGCGCAATGTCTAATTGAACAGAAAATCAACGAGGAGGAGACAAAGAGGGCGCGACAAATTCCATTAACCACTGTTGtgaattaa